In a single window of the Diachasmimorpha longicaudata isolate KC_UGA_2023 chromosome 16, iyDiaLong2, whole genome shotgun sequence genome:
- the LOC135170214 gene encoding tetratricopeptide repeat protein 17 isoform X2 — protein sequence MAKLPSYRIFLMFFEAILGISATTHWVVTENGRIQPQLNSVYNMKRPYDLPAFLEQENRMNAVEALHQKMLAREVVLDSQMAVLNSIGDLESWLQASNPDCISCRKLLDDFDFYASVATDGSYRKGVTHKDYLLHGIPNEEKKRIPDCKKTFPLDFSMYTFDHLSAMRHRKNLSQPQEKGLIKYLPKGTDLNKFGHQIAHGLLRNSTSWLHFNLAAIYWRARGDAYNALECARRSIVTAPRKIDGIVAELHAQQNDKAERLKLEEKILSEKIRSPFLALRAQRLGSMLSSRGQVCTHRDDDDTTLSCQSVTDNQIFAHNLQIDIGVSLQQLKNVENQVEKMNDRMASTKVMRKKTDRSGKTKDSNNEKKPEFFSVFMEPTNKPKYHNIEIKKSAAEFESKNWPISSECERPELLISHTTQYLPIYLSPENKGYSIKQFVNELIGIEAGKEHALPWYPPTCQSPETYDQKYISQSLLKATLGSNSPDSSLAGPLLNLAKDAEIAEIGQRILTATTSKIAAPWVLSVLASLHWRVVGKSRNALDCLQLALNTVPKRFRDVPLVSIASIAQKTGLVDEALKITKEAIRINAVEPLTNYLYGSLLHIKGNNTGAIFHLKQSLRVEPNTMDGRALKLLRSIICQKRSANRRAGASGMNPGSNDIDTCSMTYTSPEVIARHELQDGETVLCLGDGKDCKPIQCFAMKMNGDESTSP from the exons ATGGCGAAATTACCATCCTACCGGATATTTCTCATGTTTTTCGAGGCGATTCTGGGTATATCAGCAACCACACACTGGGTGGTCACCGAAAATGGGAGAATCCAACCACAA cTCAACTCTGTCTACAACATGAAAAGGCCCTACGATCTGCCAGCATTTTTGGAGCAAGAAAATCGAATGAATGCAGTGGAGGCCCTTCACCAAAAAATGTTAGCCCGAGAAGTAGTTCTAGATAGTCAAATGGCTGTGTTAAATTCCATAGGTGATCTCGAATCCTGGTTACAAGCATCGAATCCCGATTGCATATCTTGCAGAAAATTGCTGGacgattttgatttttacgCCAGTGTAGCGACAGACGGGAGCTACAGGAAAGGAGTAACTCACAAGGATTATTTACTCCATGGAATTCCTAACGAGGAGAAGAAGAGAATACCAGACTGCAAGAAGACATTTCCTCTGGACTTTAGCATGTACACTTTTGACCACCTGAGTGCGATGAGACATAGAAAGAATTTGTCACAGCCTCAGGAGAaaggattaattaaatatctgCCAAAGGGTACGGACTTGAATAAATTTGGGCATCAGATTGCCCATGGATTATTGAGGAATAGTACTTCGTGGTTGCATTTCAATCTTGCTGCTATTTATTGGCGAGCGAGAGGGGATGCTTATAATGCGTTGGAATGCGCTCGTCGATCTATTGTGACAGCTCCAcg AAAAATAGATGGCATTGTAGCGGAACTGCACGCCCAACAAAACGATAAGGCCGAGCGACTGAAGctcgaggaaaaaattttgtctgaaaAAATCAGATCTCCATTTCTAGCCCTTCGTGCCCAGCGCTTGGGCTCAATGCTATCATCGCGTGGACAAGTCTGTACACACCGAGATGACGATGATACAACCCTCTCCTGTCAAAGTGTGACAGACAATCAAATTTTCGCTCACAACTTGCAAATAGACATTGGTGTTAGTCTGCAGCAactgaaaaatgttgaaaatcaagtggaaaaaatgaatgatcgAATGGCGAGTACAAAAGTTATGCGGAAAAAGACTGATCGTTCAGGTAAAACGAAGGATAGTAATAACGAGAAGAAGCCGGAATTTTTTTCGGTCTTCATGGAACCAACAAATAAACCAAAGTATCATAACATTGAAATTAAGAAAAGTGCGGCTGAGTTTGAGAGCAAAAATTGGCCAATTTCGAGTGAATGCGAGAGGCCAGAGCTTTTGATCAGTCATACAACCCAATATCtgccaatttatttatcaccaGAGAACAAAGGATATTCCATTAAGCAATTTGTCAATGAACTGATTGGCATTGAAGCAGGAAAGGAACATGCTTTACCTTGGTATCCACCGACTTGTCAGTCCCCCGAGACTTACGACCAAAAATATATCTCCCAGTCATTGTTGAAGGCGACACTTGGGAGCAATTCACCTGATTCTAGTCTAGCAGGGCCTTTACTGAATTTAGCGAAGGATGCGGAAATCGCGGAAATTGGGCAGAGGATTTTAACAGCTACGACATCAAAGATCGCAGCACCCTGGGTACTCTCGGTATTGGCATCGTTGCATTGGCGAGTCGTTGGGAAGTCGCGAAATGCTCTGGACTGCCTTCAGTTGGCGTTGAATACTGTACCTAAACGATTTAGAGACGTTCCACTGGTTAGCATTGCTTCCATTGCGCAGAAGACTGGACTTGTTGATGAGGCGCTGAAGATTACGAAGGAAGCCATTCGTATAAACGCAGTTGag ccACTCACAAATTACCTGTATGGCTCTCTACTTCACATTAAAGGAAACAACACTGGTGCCATATTCCACTTGAAACAAAGTTTGAGAGTGGAACCCAATACAATGGACGGAAGAGCGTTAAAACTTTTGAGAAGCATCATTTGTCAAAAACGTTCGGCTAATCGGAGAGCAGGAG cttcAGGTATGAACCCTGGATCTAACGATATTGACACTTGTAGTATGACGTACACGTCACCTGAAGTAATTGCCAGGCATGAACTACAAGACGGTGAGACTGTGCTCTGCCTCGGAGATGGCAAGGATTGCAAGCCCATTCAATGTTTTGCAATGAAGATGAATGGGGATGAATCAACAAGTCCGTAA
- the LOC135170214 gene encoding tetratricopeptide repeat protein 17 isoform X1 — MAKLPSYRIFLMFFEAILGISATTHWVVTENGRIQPQLNSVYNMKRPYDLPAFLEQENRMNAVEALHQKMLAREVVLDSQMAVLNSIGDLESWLQASNPDCISCRKLLDDFDFYASVATDGSYRKGVTHKDYLLHGIPNEEKKRIPDCKKTFPLDFSMYTFDHLSAMRHRKNLSQPQEKGLIKYLPKGTDLNKFGHQIAHGLLRNSTSWLHFNLAAIYWRARGDAYNALECARRSIVTAPREFRDIPLLTAGGILHAAKHSAEAAIVLHAAIDYAPTQSHHHLALGHVYAVLGDYNRSIACYDNSLKLTPGMEQAKQAKFVILCCQSFEKSLGALHKKIDGIVAELHAQQNDKAERLKLEEKILSEKIRSPFLALRAQRLGSMLSSRGQVCTHRDDDDTTLSCQSVTDNQIFAHNLQIDIGVSLQQLKNVENQVEKMNDRMASTKVMRKKTDRSGKTKDSNNEKKPEFFSVFMEPTNKPKYHNIEIKKSAAEFESKNWPISSECERPELLISHTTQYLPIYLSPENKGYSIKQFVNELIGIEAGKEHALPWYPPTCQSPETYDQKYISQSLLKATLGSNSPDSSLAGPLLNLAKDAEIAEIGQRILTATTSKIAAPWVLSVLASLHWRVVGKSRNALDCLQLALNTVPKRFRDVPLVSIASIAQKTGLVDEALKITKEAIRINAVEPLTNYLYGSLLHIKGNNTGAIFHLKQSLRVEPNTMDGRALKLLRSIICQKRSANRRAGASGMNPGSNDIDTCSMTYTSPEVIARHELQDGETVLCLGDGKDCKPIQCFAMKMNGDESTSP, encoded by the exons ATGGCGAAATTACCATCCTACCGGATATTTCTCATGTTTTTCGAGGCGATTCTGGGTATATCAGCAACCACACACTGGGTGGTCACCGAAAATGGGAGAATCCAACCACAA cTCAACTCTGTCTACAACATGAAAAGGCCCTACGATCTGCCAGCATTTTTGGAGCAAGAAAATCGAATGAATGCAGTGGAGGCCCTTCACCAAAAAATGTTAGCCCGAGAAGTAGTTCTAGATAGTCAAATGGCTGTGTTAAATTCCATAGGTGATCTCGAATCCTGGTTACAAGCATCGAATCCCGATTGCATATCTTGCAGAAAATTGCTGGacgattttgatttttacgCCAGTGTAGCGACAGACGGGAGCTACAGGAAAGGAGTAACTCACAAGGATTATTTACTCCATGGAATTCCTAACGAGGAGAAGAAGAGAATACCAGACTGCAAGAAGACATTTCCTCTGGACTTTAGCATGTACACTTTTGACCACCTGAGTGCGATGAGACATAGAAAGAATTTGTCACAGCCTCAGGAGAaaggattaattaaatatctgCCAAAGGGTACGGACTTGAATAAATTTGGGCATCAGATTGCCCATGGATTATTGAGGAATAGTACTTCGTGGTTGCATTTCAATCTTGCTGCTATTTATTGGCGAGCGAGAGGGGATGCTTATAATGCGTTGGAATGCGCTCGTCGATCTATTGTGACAGCTCCAcg AGAATTTCGAGACATTCCTCTGCTGACAGCTGGAGGGATTCTTCACGCAGCAAAACATTCAGCCGAAGCTGCAATTGTACTTCACGCAGCGATAGACTATGCGCCAACCCAGAGTCACCATCATTTAGCTCTTGGTCATGTTTATGCTGTTTTGGGTGATTACAATCGATCTATTGCTTGTTACGATAATTCGTTGAAATTAACGCCTGGTATGGAACAGGCAAAACAGGCTAAATTCGTAATATTGTGCTGCCAGAGCTTTGAAAAATCCTTGGGAGCTTTACACAA AAAAATAGATGGCATTGTAGCGGAACTGCACGCCCAACAAAACGATAAGGCCGAGCGACTGAAGctcgaggaaaaaattttgtctgaaaAAATCAGATCTCCATTTCTAGCCCTTCGTGCCCAGCGCTTGGGCTCAATGCTATCATCGCGTGGACAAGTCTGTACACACCGAGATGACGATGATACAACCCTCTCCTGTCAAAGTGTGACAGACAATCAAATTTTCGCTCACAACTTGCAAATAGACATTGGTGTTAGTCTGCAGCAactgaaaaatgttgaaaatcaagtggaaaaaatgaatgatcgAATGGCGAGTACAAAAGTTATGCGGAAAAAGACTGATCGTTCAGGTAAAACGAAGGATAGTAATAACGAGAAGAAGCCGGAATTTTTTTCGGTCTTCATGGAACCAACAAATAAACCAAAGTATCATAACATTGAAATTAAGAAAAGTGCGGCTGAGTTTGAGAGCAAAAATTGGCCAATTTCGAGTGAATGCGAGAGGCCAGAGCTTTTGATCAGTCATACAACCCAATATCtgccaatttatttatcaccaGAGAACAAAGGATATTCCATTAAGCAATTTGTCAATGAACTGATTGGCATTGAAGCAGGAAAGGAACATGCTTTACCTTGGTATCCACCGACTTGTCAGTCCCCCGAGACTTACGACCAAAAATATATCTCCCAGTCATTGTTGAAGGCGACACTTGGGAGCAATTCACCTGATTCTAGTCTAGCAGGGCCTTTACTGAATTTAGCGAAGGATGCGGAAATCGCGGAAATTGGGCAGAGGATTTTAACAGCTACGACATCAAAGATCGCAGCACCCTGGGTACTCTCGGTATTGGCATCGTTGCATTGGCGAGTCGTTGGGAAGTCGCGAAATGCTCTGGACTGCCTTCAGTTGGCGTTGAATACTGTACCTAAACGATTTAGAGACGTTCCACTGGTTAGCATTGCTTCCATTGCGCAGAAGACTGGACTTGTTGATGAGGCGCTGAAGATTACGAAGGAAGCCATTCGTATAAACGCAGTTGag ccACTCACAAATTACCTGTATGGCTCTCTACTTCACATTAAAGGAAACAACACTGGTGCCATATTCCACTTGAAACAAAGTTTGAGAGTGGAACCCAATACAATGGACGGAAGAGCGTTAAAACTTTTGAGAAGCATCATTTGTCAAAAACGTTCGGCTAATCGGAGAGCAGGAG cttcAGGTATGAACCCTGGATCTAACGATATTGACACTTGTAGTATGACGTACACGTCACCTGAAGTAATTGCCAGGCATGAACTACAAGACGGTGAGACTGTGCTCTGCCTCGGAGATGGCAAGGATTGCAAGCCCATTCAATGTTTTGCAATGAAGATGAATGGGGATGAATCAACAAGTCCGTAA